The nucleotide sequence aatttagcatgctaaaaggattgcagagagagagatagagagaaaaAGTTAGAGGAAGGGAGAAATTTTGCCGCGATCCAAGCTTGGAGTTCAAGACAAATCATACAATAATTTTCAGTGTAAATTGAGTCATGAGAGAATATCTTATTCCCTTGTCCCTTCATGATAAATTGGCAATCATAATTAACTATGAAAAGCTTTGTAATAAAGAAGACTGAATGTACATCATGAGAACAACATTAATGTCTCTTTGTCTGTAGATTGACATCCCAGTGGGCGTTGGCAGAGGGTTCCAATTGGGTCTAATCATGGCGTACTTAAGCATTATTTAGTAAACTAAGAAAAACTCAAGTTGGGGCAGATTGGCAAGGGCATAACTTTTCTTAAGATTTTAACATTCCAAACAATTTCCAGACATTGAAGATCGCATGTTCAAGCATAAGCATTACTGTGAAGTAACATGTTTCATGTCGACTGTCAAATGTAGATGTTTCCACACAAATTACTATATATGATTGAAAGGGAATCAGATTGCATTTAGTACATTTGCATTTGATCGAATGaaagaaaagatatgaaaatgTGCAAGTACCTCTATGTTTTgatttagtatatatacaaaaaaaaaaaaaaaaaaacacaccatGCGACtgaatttatattttgatgAGTTGTTATGAGATATTTGTGTTCAATTTCCAAATAAACTGGCAGTTTCGTAATTTAATATCTGCCCATCAAGTGGATCCTGGCTAGTACCGAAACATGAGATCATGAAACTTCataattttgtaataataatttaattaagtTTGATATAGGGCTCTTATCAGACTTACTTCATAACAACATATAATGTTAGCAATAGTATACCTGTGAAGCTTGTTAACTGACGTCATCTTCCTTATTGGCTGAAATTAAACAACACATGTAGTTTTAGATATCAGTGTAATAATAAAGATTAATGATCTTGTCACTTAAACATTACATACTGGAAGATAAAGGTTATAATAACTGATTTCGGGTAATCATTGCTAGCAAATGAAATCGTCTTTAAAAGGCATTTCTGTTTAAACTTTAACTTTCATTCTTCACCAGGGCAGAATATAAGAACAATGCTACGACATCGGAACGAAGGCAAAGTTCCATAGACTCTGGTAAGTTACGAAagaaatgtttgtatttataCTATATGTTAATAAAATTATTATGAATACAGTTTAATAtagatgtttcattttttttttttaaattagtaaCAAGCTTGATCATATCAACGATCATTTATTATAATGTTTCTGAGAAAAAGTTGAAAGTGCTGATACTAGAAGTAGTTTCACAATGGGATTCATTATAATATGTGACTGTTTCTTATGCAGCAGGAGCCTGTGCGTCTTAGCTAGTAGTTATGTGTGTTACGTTTTAACGGAATTAATCCTTGATCTACATGTGTCACTCTATCggagaaaacaaaatcaagTGAATAGAATCTGGTTATATTTGTATAGTTGTAtatgtcattttcatttttctagtTTAATCGAAATCGTCGTGTTTAgcaaagtatatattttaaagCTTGATGTCTGCTAAGCATGTATAGTTTCGAAGGGTTGCAATACAAATTGTTCTAAATTAGCTAATATCAATATCTAGTAAATAAAATTTGGTTGtatttgtattattgtatgtaATTTTGTGTTTTCTAGGTAATTCCTAATCTAATATGTCTAgcaaagtatatattttaaagatCGATGTCTGCTTAACATGTATAGTTCGAAAGGGTTGCATTAAAAAATAGCATTCTAAATTAGCTAATATCAAATAAGCTGCATCCATTTGTTAGTGATCATGGTTACCAAACTGCTCAACTTTCCTGTTTCAGGGACTGGTTAATCGAAACTATGAAACTTAACTTACCTCTTAATCACTTGTTACTTGACTTGTAGTCGGTACAACATCGAAGAGTTTGAAACGGCATTCCGTAGCGAGAAGGAAGAGGAAGAGTCCTAAGGATGTCAACCTGATTTTGCAACTTCCAGGAGAAGGTTTCATCACGACCTGGACTGCTAAATCTACTGTGATTCCGTCAAATGAAACGCAGTTCGTCGCAAGAACCGTTAAAGGTTAGCATAAATTACAACTTAACATCGCCTTATGTAACTAGGGCATCTTTATAGAGCAAGTTCTCGACCGGGGACAATTATATCACGACATTTCCTTTTAAAGTCTTCAATACTGCAATTATAGTATCAAATAGTATTAAAATATCTTTTATCCTGCATTACCCCGTAGACCGTGGCAGGGGTCGGGAGGTTTTGAGTGGGGTCAGGGTTTTCTATTTCTTGTTCCTCTTCTTTTTTGGTTGTTTCTTATTTAGagacatatatgtatgtatattttcaaagttaagtATAGGGAGTGCTTTACTCATTAAGCCATAAATGTTTTGTTAAagcacttcctttcacaactttttggatttttgttactttatatGTGCTTCTTAGTATCACCCGAACGTTGtgatcaaacaaataaataaatgaaataaaatgagaGCTGTAAATTGAGATCAATGGAGACTAGAACGATGAACTCAGTATTGGGTTTATATGTGACAGTACTACTATAATGTTGTATATTGAGATCAATGGAGACTAGAAATGATGAACTAAGTATTATGTTTATATGTGATAGTATTACTATAAAGCTGTATATTGAGTTCAATGGACCCTAGAATGAACAAATCagtattgtatttatatatgtgatAATACTGCAGTAGAGCTGTATTCTGAGTTTGAAGGAGACTAGCATGATTAATTCAGTATTAGGTTAAAGTTTGGTACTATTGCTGTAAAGCTGTACATTGATATCAATGGAGACTAAAATGAAAAACTCAGTATTGGGTTTATATGTGATGCTTCCGTGAAGTTGAGTTCTGAGTTTGAAGGAGACTATAATGATAAATTCAGTATTGTGTTTATGAACGGTATACTGCTGTAAAGCTGCATTTTGAGTTCAATGGAGACTAGGGTTCTGAACTCAGTATTGTGCTTATATGTGATAGTACTGCTGTAAAACTGTATGCTAAGTTTTTAGGAGACTGGGGTTCTGAACTCAGTATTGTGCATATATTAGAGAGCAATGCTGTAAAGCTGTACATTGATATCAATGGAcactagaatgatgaactcagtattgtgtAAATATGAGGTAGTACTACCATAATATTCGGTAGAATTGCTGTGAAGCTGAATGTTGAGTTCAATGGAGACTAGGATTTTGAACTCAGCATTGTGCTTATGTGTGTTAGTACTCACGTGTAAACATGTATGTTGAGTTTGAAGGGAACTAGAATGATGTACTCAGTATTGTGGTTCTAGTTATAGTACTTCTATAAGCTTTTATAAataccatccatccatccatccacccatccatccatctaaaTAATACCTTCGTCAAGCACCTCCTTTTTGTGTAAGCAATAGTCATCAATAGTCTTGAGACAAGTAGTTTCACAACGTGATTCATTTTAGCATCTAAATGTATTCAAACTTGACTAATATTGAATTGATTATCACATATGTGAATAAGCTTATAAGTGCTTTGCTCATTACAGGGGTTTCGAAACCCTCGGTCATCAAAGTGTAAGCAATAGCCATCAGAGTGTTGAGACAAGTATTTTCACAACGTGATTCATATTAACGTTTACAAGTATTCAAGCTTGAATAAAATTGAATTGAGTATCACATATGTGAATAAACTTATAAGTGCGTTGCTCGTTACAGGGGTTTCGAAACCCTCGGTCATCAAAGTGATCAAGTAAACAATTGTATTAGCGTAAGCAAACATAAAGCAACACCGACTCACATAAAGATcttcaaaaaaatatttgatttttataattattttcagGGTAAGCCCTGAAATATTCTGTCGTTGTAGTAAGTTTAAGAATGTGTCCGGAAATCGAAACCCCAAAGaaatgtaaatgtttaatttcgCTCCCGTTGATATGCATGTTAATTACCATATCAACTgaccaaattaaaacaaagacacgACGGATTGTTAAAAAAGTAAGTATATCGTGGTTTAAGTAAATTTTTTTAACGAATATGAACGAAACTAATTGATTAAAAGAACTGTCGGAAATGTTCGTACCAAAGAtcaaaccacatcctcatatcATCTGGTATCTaagaaatatgaagttggtgatattttgttcatttcacACTTGTTACATATTCTTGAATTTAATTGGCACATTGTCGTCAGCAGACGGTGTATTTACCTATGGATAATGCACGGAAAAGTCACCGGCGGATTAATACAAGCTGCAAAAAGAGTATCACAGCAAGCTGCTTAAGATAATTCAAAACAAACGAATCACAAAACTTTACCAAGTAGACTTGTCGTGTGACAACTATCCGTTCGGTGCGAGCACCCATTGACCAATTGATGCCCTGAACAGAAACTCATCGACTCAAATTCATCGATTTCAAGGACCAGTGAAACATTGCTTAGaaaattttattaatttatatttcctcttgttgtttttctctctctgtctctgtTTAAAGAACAAGCTAAAATGACGGATTTGTACAACTTTCAAGAATGCGCCTGGTTTCTTAGCATTCTAGAGAAAAATAGACACTTGGTTAACTTCTTGGGTGCAGCAGTTGATAATGGTAAGAtataaagtataaacaaataaaaattaacagaATCATTCAAATAGTCACTTTATGATGGATTATCAGGAGCATGTGGAAATGATATTTGGACTTGCACgtaaacaaagaaaggaaatcATTCGAAGTCTATTACAGTATCTTGAGAAATAATTGTTAACATAACCCTACTTATTGAAGGAAtagtaaatgaaataaaatcgTTGCGTGAACTAGTAAATTGGACAGTCTGGTTTCTTTTGATTATATCCTTCGGAAGACGTCGTCAGGATGTCGCACAGCAGAATGAGAGTTACTTAACTGCCGGGTAATTGCGTTACGCTCTGCTGGTGTCAAGATGCTTGCTTGTTATTTCCACCAccgattaaaaaaaattattttaagaaaacgATTAACAGCCGTTAATCGTTAGGGTTAAAATATCACAATGTAGTGGACAAATAATTTCGCAAAGTTAAGCTGATGTGGTTATGAAAGTTATACATGTTGTTATCAGGAATTGCGTGTTGGCATCACAGTATCAAGAAAAAGTAAATATCTAAGAGGTCATTAGGCTATTTGTCATTGCCATCAATTACATGAGAACAGTGTAGTTTTGATTAGTACCATTTTCCCATTAACAGATTCACACGTGGAAAATACTGACTTAAAGCACACTGAAAGGTAAATCTTTATTAACATTAGCGTCCCTAAACTAGTAAATAAGGGGGAAATGTTATGTGCTACCGTCGAACACCACACGAGAAATTCCTATTTGTATGTTTTATGGTCATATTAACATTATTCCAATTATGCACTTTTGGGACTCTCATCCGGACCATTGTTAACCCTAACATTTCGAATACATACATCAttaatttcttcaattttttttacgtAATCAGTGCTATGATTTAATCAAGGATAACTCAACACAACATGAATACAATTTTGCTTCTGCAGGTTTAATAAAATAGACCCATATtgcgaaaaaaaaaaccccgaCAAATACTGAGACGTATCTTCTATTGCCTTAAACATGTATCTGAATTTCATATATCCGAAGTTTCCCGCTCCTGGTTAGGTTTCAGATTGATTTAGAGCCTCATCACCAGAAAACTGGCAAAGTACTTATGCTGTTTATTGATAATTGTCTGAGCACTGACTACTGAAAACAGCGCAATATATTGTTCTCCTTACAAAAGTACGCCAATAGGCTTGTGCAATCCACAGCGCAATGAATAAAAGTCAATTAATACCGCAAAAATTACCAttagaacaacaacaacgttATATAAGCGTAAGCCTCTTAGTTTACTATTACGAGCTATAACAATTAACTTGATTCACGAATGTTTAAAAGTACATTTTCAGGAATTAATAAACCAATGTACTGTAGACAAGGTCGGACGAAACTATTTTACTTATATAAGCTTTCGCACTGGGTTTAACAATCAGTTGCATAAGTGCTTATTTTATAACAGTGTATTTGCCTAAAATGTGACGCACAGTAATCACAAGCTTTACAAAGCACTACTTCAGTTCGTGATTGCGTCGTGAGACTTCCGGAGACCGGGAACTCAGCTCAGAGAACAAAAGGCCAGGTGCACGATTACAGATGTCACATTACTCTGCCTAGGAAATATTGGTGATGTCTCTGCCAATGAATACAGCATCACTTAGTTAATGTTGGACAATTTACACAGCTCTATCATGTATGGCTTGAAAACTTTGCTACGTATGGTCATTGATAATACACTAGATCGTTCAACCATGAATGGCACTCTCAAACCGATGGGGATTTCCACATCTTATCGCGACCTGTTTTTTCGGGACGTTGGAGTTTGGGGTCGGGAGGGCTGCTGGACTAGTAGGCGGGCCGACAGTTTGGGGTGTGATTGTGTCAACTACCCTACGTTGTCAACTACGCAGAGAAAAGAAGTAGTTATAAACTCACCTTTGCTTGGAAACCTAATTCGTAATTACAGACCTAATGTAAAGCCTAAATTTTACCAGAAAGAATAATTTTACGtctttaatttaaatgacttcCTTCCTCCTATATTGGGTTTTCGACAACGCTCCTCCCACCTTTTGGAAATCCTGGACACGACCTTGATTATAAACGGAAGACAATATTGAAGTATctgtttatatttcaaattgaacgataaatcgaaatttTGCTCTTTTTTGAATGTTATAGTCCCATACTATATATACCAAGAGTATGTTGATTGTGGATCAGTGCAAGACTTCCTGCTGATGAATTACCAGTCGGACTACGAGGCGAACAACGCTCCATCGTCCCAAAGGACACAGAAGTATGAAAAGATCAAGACGAAACGATTGATCCTAACATCTTTCGTCAATGATATTAATAAGGGGATGGATTTTCTCCATACTAAGAGTGTAAGTTCATATAGACTACATCATGCTAACTCTAAATTTACAATGTAGATCAGGTAAACATTGTTATATTACGTTAACATTTACAACACAGTTTCAGCACTTTTCACGACTTTCAAATTATTCATATCTTTGAGATATCATTGTGCTAGAAATATTGTTATAGTGACAAAGTTTTTGCAAGAAAGTCTTTCAATGTATTACGAAACGGTATCATCAAACATTACTTTTGGGTTTCCATAGGCCTATTTGCCCAAATGTGTAATTCTAACAGATGCCTACAAATATTTGAGCGGAGGTGTAACTTTCAAGATTATACTAGATAAGACTGTAAAAACAGTTACTGTTAAATGTAGTAAGCAACCTTATATCGTTTCATCAATTTAAAGCAACTCTTTGAAGGTATCTAACTTAcatgttgttcttgttgttttatTCAGTACAGGCATCCAGCTCTTGCTGCACGAAAGGTGTTATTAACCGAAGCAGGATATTGTAAGCTTTACGACTTTTGGCCCGAGAAACTGGTCCCCCATAGAATCACACAACTGATTAATAAGGTAACTATTTAATTAGTGTTACGGAATGGCAACAGAGGCAGCATGCAAATAACTAACGTACCCAGGTAGACGATAAATGGAAAAATAGCGTCGTTTTATGTTTCGATTAAATGGTTGAATTCGAAGGTGGTTGAATTCTCGTTCCACCACCTTCTTCCAGACCATTCTGTACTATTTTAATTGGTTGGATAAAATAAATTACTGTTACTACTTGGACACTTAAGCTCAGAAACAGGATACGTTAATAAAAGGTATCTTACTAAGTACCAGGGCAGGGGTTGGTCTATAGATCTTACGGTAACGCATAGCGAAGACTGGGGATCCTTACAAGATGAGTTACGTCTGTTCCACCAATGGGTTAAAGCCACTCCGGTTAATATCGGAACGGACGGTTCTTATTTAACGCTGTTGTGTAAATGCAGAGACAAGTAAATGAGTGGACGAACAACAAAACGAATGGCCGCATGGCTGGTGAATGTAAGATTGAATTAATTGAACATAAAAACGAAGGAACGAATGTGTAAATTAATGGATAACGGAACCACAGTTAAATTGATGTGGGAGTGAGTAACCAAATCGATTTATGCATGGACGAGTATAattgatgaatgaatgaatacttTAATGATTAGGTGAAGGATAAACGAATGAGTAAATGAATAGATAACGGAACCACAAGTAAATTGATGTGAGAGTGAGTAACCAAATCGATTTATGCATGGACGAGTATAATTGATGAATGAAGAAAAGAACGAATGAATGTAAGAACGAAAGTATAAATGGACTAAAGAACTACATTTAAATTGTAGTAAGAATGAGTGATCaattatgtatttatgtatggaCGAGTCGATTGATGAATGAATAAACGAAGGGGCAAATGAATGATCAGATGATTTAGTGCGGCCATGCAGACGTAAATGAGTAACCATCGGTGAATGGAAGAATGAATAAGAAAGAtaagaaaaatataagaaagTTAATAGATGTTTAGGTTGATCTTATACACATAACCACTAACACAAAACTGATGTGCCATTTTGGTCATTTCCGGTTAGGCTTCACAAATGTATACTTGTTGGGGCATTTGGGAATCATGATAGCCTTTAGTATCATGTATTATCATTACATTTTAATAACCTCTATGATTTTGGAAATTGATTGATAATGAACTAAGAAATACTACCATTTTATCTGAAGTAAATCTGAGAGGACTCTGTGTGTTATATACTTCCTCAACAGAAACCTCGACCAGTGGCTTGGCTGGCTCCAGAAACTCTTTTTCTTGAGGAATATTCTGATAAATCGGATGTTTGGTCTTTTGGAGTCGTCTTGTGGGAGATATGTTCCCTTGGTAAGCAAGTGACCTATGGCGTAACTAATAGATGAAGAATATGGCGTATACATTACATTTTAGACCTCCTTAAAAGGTAACTGGTCTTCTAAAATGCCAATAAGCAAAGATGTTGAAGGAGGTAAATAAATTACGTATTTTTCTCCAAAAAGTACCAGTTACCAAAAACAGCACTGACTAAGAAGCTTTTGACACACTTGGTTGAACGATTATGTAACAGACTGTGTTTATGTAACAGTTGAACCCACATTCTTCAATACACTAACTTATTTTGTTGTGATTCAAGTAGCAGGTCTAAAGAGTGGGACCTACTGTCATCAAAACACTTAGTTATTTCTTGTGCTTCAAGTAGCAGGTCTAAATAGTGGGATCTACAATCTTCAGGGCACTAAATTATTTCTTGTGCTGCAAGTTGCAGGTCTAAACAGTGGAACCTACAGTCTTCAAGACACTGAATTATTTCTTGTACCTCAAGCTGAAACCTACATCAGGTCTAGGCAGCTTATAGATGGATCAGGTTATGATCAATCACAGTTTGTACTGTCTATATAATATTTAGTGCCTATTAGTGAGAATCAATGAATAAATCACTTGTTGTCCTATTTGTTAACTTTGAGACTACGGATTTGTTAGGCACTTGCTCAAAAGAGAAACCCATTTAAGCACACAAACACATATACAATAACCATTAGTTAAATAACAACTACTATTTAAATTAACTTTCCTTTGTTTCGAAGAGATTGTTGACCTTTTCGACGGTACTTCCTTGTTTCATATATCTGGATAACCCAATTTAAATTATCCTTTCTATTTGATAAAATCAGAGGTTATATTCACTTTCATTCTTGCTtaattaataaagaaataaaatcaaacaaaatgctAGATATTCGCTGCAAACTTTATTCGCTAAAAAAGGTCAAGGAAACACACATATTGAAGGTTTAATGAAACTGTTATGAATGCTTCTGGCAACAGCAAAGGTTATgagaatatttattttttcatactTCAGAGATCATTTATATTCGGAGAACAATACAAGTTGTAGAGTGATGAGATAATAATTGAAGACAAAACGGAGAGAGAAATTATATTCTAAAGTGTGACACGTTGCAAGGACGAATCAACGTCAATATTGTAATAAGGAAGTaaacttttgaagaagatctGGCCATGATGAATTTACAGACCACTCTTTATGATTTATTTCCTgtgaaaaaggaaatattttatgTTCACTTAGTCACATCTAGATCTTATAACTTGATATTTAGATTGGGATTTTAAGTAACAGTCTAAAATACGTTCTCTTCCCTGCTAGTGTCTGGCCAAGGAAAATCTTTTACAGTAAAGTTATAGCGTCAACTGCTAGTTTTTCCATTTACGCTTTTATCTCTCTTTAATTATCACAAACTGACCAGGGGAGACACCATACGTAGGAAAAACGTGTGACGAAATAGATGCCTTAGTTCGAGACAACCAAAGTCTAACCCAACCTTTATCCTGTCCGGGAGGAATGTAAGTGAAACGGGCTATAAGCTTAGAAGAAATAACGctgatatcatttttttaatatgacaTATCAATTACATATATGCATGCATGAATAATATAACTTATTCTGTTAGTATTTATTCATAGTTTATTAAGATGGCGTCATGCAACAATGCTCACATACATCGTTCAGACTAGGAAAGATCAACGGTGAAAAAAATTGCTAGGGGCAATGTGACTTGTAACTGTGAATTAGCAGGAAAGACCACGAAGTAAGCTTTCGATAAGACATAATAGTAGATGGATTCTTAGAATGTTCATCTATTAAGTACCGTCCTTACATATACCTTGGGTTATAATTGGCATCTTATGTTGTCTCTAATGTACTAGCTTTAGATGTTCACTCATTCATCTAATAGTGGTTCACTGGCTAAGATCAAAGGAGGTGTGTGTGGgggtgtacaacatatttcAATCCCACAACAAATTAAGAGTGTTTAGTGCTATAATCTTTAGTTTCCTTTATATGTTTCACATCTaatatttctttgtcttttctggaggATAGTCCCCAGAATTCGCTACATGACAGTCGGTTACCACTACCCAAGGACCATAATATCTTCTTTTATTTAAGTCCTTGAACCGCCCCAGCTGAAATTCTGTATTTAAGTCTTTCACTGATAATGgcatttcttttccttttaggTATAGTCTGATGCTTTCTTGTTGGAATAGAAATTCTAAGAAGAGACCTACATTTAAGAATATTCTGAAACAGATCAATACGTTGTCACGCTGTACAACAGAGGTAAGCATATTCAGCCAAATGCAGGGTTCACCCGAAGAAGGATTGTGGTGTAGAAATCATGCTGCAAAATTGTagagaaataaacaaaataattaaagctTTTTTCTCTAGAGAAGATTTTTAAAGTATCCTCTTCGTTTCGTACTGCTCGACATAAAGGTCAGCACatcaaaagtgaaattaaaGTACCCCCAATCAAATACTGgttaattatttactcatttCGTCTTTTCCTTGTCAGCGAAAAAGATGGTagattttattgatatttcctATTCATAAGTAGCAATTCATAAGTACCTGAACTCAACATAAGATGCATAACGTGTAGTCCCTATAGCGTACAAATTCAGCACATCCATAGTAGTAGCAGGTTACATAATGTTAGGAGCACATAATTCCCATGATATCATTTCTTCGTTACTTTCAAAGGCTCTATGTTTTTCCTTTGTGTTGTTCTGAATAATACAAACAGATATCTTCGCAGTTCGTCTTATCCGTCGACTTTTATTTATCGCATGTTATCCAATTCTACCTCatacagtaaaataaaataaagaatcaTGAACACATGCCATGACCTTTAAAATACCGTCTCTGGCTACAATCATCAGATTGATAACCTACTAgtgttgtttgtatttgttCATTGCAGACGACGGAAGACGACCAGGATTACTCAGATATTACCTCATCTCCCCATTACTTCACGGTTGAGATTCAACAGCGCAACAAAGGTCTGTCAACCACGGAGGAATCGAAACGGCCAAAAGACGTACGCAAGAAGACACAGCCCGGCCGCAAGAAGACATCTTTCCCGCAAGAAACTGAAAGAATAAATGATGCAAGAAGGACAAATATGTCTAATGCCGACCGCAAAAAGACATCTTTCCCGGAAGAAACTGAACGATTGAATGATACACGGAGGACAAAAACAGGAAGAAAGAAGAACACTAACGTGAGAGAAGACGTCGAAATATAGGATATTGTATTTCAAGCACATCTTGGCATATTACGCAACACAGAGTCTATACATTATATTCTCGCATGATGTCTCCTTCAAATGTAAAATCCCCCTAACTgtgaaaacaaacatgttataCCTCTGT is from Apostichopus japonicus isolate 1M-3 chromosome 16, ASM3797524v1, whole genome shotgun sequence and encodes:
- the LOC139983188 gene encoding uncharacterized protein, yielding MWSQEEVSNVLSFSCSFVNQYSLPPGVENEYKHKNDQYERIKNKSGFCVNMERYCLIIFLVFFSFTGFHGFNNSKSVRVVERDSVTLDCNNNATTGNKWFRNDKVIFANTFLFDLLPGFNLSNRYSLSISDATFNHQGLYRCERNNNVVVSYNVTIEVIPELTLSFHEHTFSEPRSTYDYVVIAGKPLQVKCRAVGSRPPASLTWIVNGEDVDPSNIHNVLYKPNKERINTTDSESTLHLPPTGTHVNISCQFKGIELVIQNLTINFIFFESSDKSEDGKDDNDHDWIIVTAIILGVIGLIVITFGCAVVLLKKDSQEFQISQAEYKNNATTSERRQSSIDSVGTTSKSLKRHSVARRKRKSPKDVNLILQLPGEGFITTWTAKSTVIPSNETQFVARTVKEQAKMTDLYNFQECAWFLSILEKNRHLVNFLGAAVDNVPYYIYQEYVDCGSVQDFLLMNYQSDYEANNAPSSQRTQKYEKIKTKRLILTSFVNDINKGMDFLHTKSYRHPALAARKVLLTEAGYCKLYDFWPEKLVPHRITQLINKKPRPVAWLAPETLFLEEYSDKSDVWSFGVVLWEICSLGETPYVGKTCDEIDALVRDNQSLTQPLSCPGGMYSLMLSCWNRNSKKRPTFKNILKQINTLSRCTTETTEDDQDYSDITSSPHYFTVEIQQRNKGLSTTEESKRPKDVRKKTQPGRKKTSFPQETERINDARRTNMSNADRKKTSFPEETERLNDTRRTKTGRKKNTNVREDVEI